Proteins from a genomic interval of Polaribacter sejongensis:
- a CDS encoding protein-disulfide reductase DsbD family protein codes for MKNLLTLLFLTFSLILTAQIHEPVKWQTTVEKISETEYILISKATIDAGWHLYAQDVIEDGPIPTLFTFDDQDAKLKLIGNTSEEEGHTIDDPIFNMEIKFFENSAVFKQKIRLTSPVNEINGTVEFMVCDDTRCLPPTEVDLLFTISKKTVITESIKKEGKPVVSIKKDSSSEKSLWGIFFIAFLSGFAALLTPCVFPMIPMTVSFFTKQSKTKAAGIKNAIIYGLSIIVIYVLLGILVSLLFGADALNALSTNVWFNVIFFVLLLVFAASFLGAFEIMLPNSWANKVDSQADRGGLIGIFFMALALAIVSFSCTGPIVGTLLVEAAAGGSQVGPIIGMLGFSSAIALPFALFAAFPGWLNSLPKSGGWLNTVKVVLGFLELALAFKFLSNADLVLQLHLLEREIFIAIWIAIFGALTFYLFGKIQLPHDSPVNHISVGRLSLGLIVLSFTIYMIPGLWGAPLNLISAFPPPQHYSESPYGVGFRQLGSGGGVSHSDIPDGAHLMAPNDILAFNDYDKGLAYAKKVRKPVMIDFTGHACVNCRKMEQNVWVNPKVLKMLKNDVVLISLYVDDKRKLNADEIVDSKLKPGKKLKYIGQKWSELQTIKYKTNTQPMYVLMDHTEENLIKPVAYTPDIDTYSNWLKEGISNFKK; via the coding sequence ATGAAAAACTTACTTACTCTATTATTTTTAACTTTTAGTTTAATTTTAACAGCTCAAATACACGAACCAGTTAAATGGCAAACTACTGTTGAGAAAATTTCAGAAACAGAGTATATATTAATTTCTAAAGCAACTATTGATGCAGGTTGGCATTTATATGCCCAAGATGTTATTGAAGACGGCCCAATACCCACTTTATTTACATTCGATGATCAAGATGCTAAGTTAAAACTTATAGGAAACACTTCTGAAGAGGAAGGCCATACAATTGATGATCCTATTTTTAATATGGAGATTAAATTTTTTGAGAATTCTGCTGTATTCAAACAAAAAATCAGATTAACGAGTCCTGTGAATGAAATAAACGGAACCGTTGAGTTTATGGTTTGTGATGATACTAGATGCTTGCCTCCAACAGAAGTAGATTTGTTATTTACAATTAGTAAAAAAACAGTAATAACTGAATCCATAAAAAAAGAGGGTAAACCAGTGGTTTCTATTAAAAAGGATTCATCATCAGAAAAAAGTCTTTGGGGAATTTTCTTTATTGCTTTTCTATCTGGATTTGCTGCATTATTGACACCTTGTGTTTTTCCAATGATTCCCATGACGGTTAGTTTTTTTACCAAGCAAAGTAAAACAAAAGCTGCAGGTATCAAGAATGCTATTATTTATGGATTATCAATAATTGTAATTTATGTTTTATTAGGTATTTTAGTAAGTCTATTATTTGGGGCAGATGCTTTAAATGCATTATCTACAAATGTTTGGTTTAACGTTATTTTCTTTGTTTTACTTTTAGTTTTTGCAGCTTCATTTTTAGGTGCCTTTGAAATTATGCTACCAAACTCTTGGGCAAATAAAGTAGATTCTCAAGCAGATAGAGGTGGATTAATTGGTATCTTCTTTATGGCTTTAGCGTTAGCAATTGTTTCGTTTTCTTGTACCGGACCAATTGTAGGTACTTTATTGGTAGAAGCAGCTGCAGGAGGAAGTCAAGTTGGACCAATTATTGGAATGTTAGGTTTTTCATCGGCAATTGCTTTACCATTTGCCTTATTTGCAGCTTTTCCAGGTTGGTTAAATTCATTACCAAAATCAGGAGGTTGGTTAAACACAGTAAAAGTTGTATTAGGGTTTTTAGAATTAGCATTAGCATTTAAATTTTTGTCAAATGCAGATTTAGTATTACAATTACATCTTTTAGAAAGAGAAATCTTTATTGCTATTTGGATCGCTATTTTTGGAGCATTAACATTCTACCTTTTTGGAAAAATACAACTACCACATGATTCTCCTGTGAACCATATTTCGGTAGGTAGATTAAGTTTAGGTTTAATTGTACTTTCATTTACAATTTACATGATTCCAGGGCTTTGGGGAGCACCTTTAAACTTGATAAGTGCATTTCCTCCACCACAGCATTATAGTGAGTCTCCATATGGAGTTGGGTTTAGACAGCTTGGTAGCGGAGGTGGAGTCTCACATTCAGATATTCCAGATGGAGCACATTTAATGGCTCCAAATGATATTTTAGCATTTAATGATTATGATAAAGGTTTAGCGTATGCTAAGAAAGTAAGAAAACCAGTTATGATTGATTTTACCGGTCACGCTTGTGTTAACTGTAGAAAAATGGAGCAAAATGTTTGGGTAAATCCTAAAGTTTTAAAAATGCTTAAAAATGATGTTGTCTTAATTTCTTTGTATGTAGATGACAAAAGAAAGTTAAATGCAGATGAGATTGTAGATTCTAAATTAAAGCCAGGTAAAAAATTAAAATATATCGGTCAAAAATGGAGTGAATTACAAACTATAAAATATAAAACTAACACGCAACCAATGTATGTCTTAATGGATCATACAGAAGAAAACTTAATAAAACCTGTTGCTTATACGCCAGATATAGATACTTATTCTAATTGGTTAAAAGAAGGTATTAGTAATTTTAAGAAGTAA
- a CDS encoding aminotransferase class V-fold PLP-dependent enzyme, with amino-acid sequence MSLEKYFDQFRKNIVGVNQTFISPYGEQKLVYSDWTASGRLYLPIEEKLLNNFGPFVANTHTETSTSGASMTLAYHEARNIIKKHVNASANDVLITDGSGMTGVVNKFQRILGLKVSESLKAYTNIPEEIKPIVFASHMEHHSNQTSWLETIADVEVVPCDDAGLVCLKSFEKCIKKHEKRQFKIASITACSNVTGIKTEYHKVAKLIHKYNGLCFVDFACCAPYVDINMHPENEEEYLDAIFFSPHKFLGGPGTSGVLVFNKKLYKNVVPDNPGGGTVSYTNPWGQHDYFDDVETREDGGTPGFLQVIKIALSIQLKDKMVTENIKKREDEINKIVFKTLESISDIKILAPNLKDRLSIFSFYFEKYHFNLVVKLLNDRFGIQTRGGCSCAGTYGHFLLNVNQETSNRIKDEILHGCNTQKPGWIRLSIHPTITNQELEFICNSLKELAKNITDWSKDYRYDSVKNEYIHKTVNPIEIEMVRNWFLV; translated from the coding sequence ATGAGTTTAGAAAAATATTTTGATCAATTTAGAAAGAATATCGTTGGTGTTAATCAGACTTTTATATCTCCTTATGGAGAACAAAAGTTAGTATATTCTGATTGGACAGCAAGTGGAAGATTGTATCTTCCGATTGAAGAAAAATTATTGAATAATTTTGGACCTTTTGTTGCAAATACACATACAGAAACATCAACATCTGGGGCATCAATGACGTTAGCATATCATGAAGCTAGAAACATTATAAAAAAACATGTTAATGCAAGTGCTAATGATGTTTTAATTACTGATGGATCTGGAATGACAGGTGTTGTAAATAAATTTCAACGAATTTTAGGATTAAAAGTTTCAGAAAGCTTAAAAGCATACACTAATATTCCAGAAGAAATAAAACCTATTGTTTTTGCAAGTCATATGGAACATCACTCTAACCAAACATCTTGGTTAGAAACTATTGCAGATGTAGAAGTTGTGCCTTGTGATGATGCGGGTTTAGTTTGTTTAAAAAGTTTTGAGAAGTGTATAAAAAAACACGAAAAGAGACAGTTTAAAATAGCTTCAATTACTGCATGCTCTAATGTTACTGGAATAAAAACTGAGTATCATAAAGTGGCAAAATTAATACATAAATACAATGGTTTGTGTTTTGTAGACTTTGCTTGTTGTGCTCCTTATGTTGATATAAATATGCATCCAGAAAATGAAGAAGAATACTTAGATGCTATTTTCTTTTCTCCTCATAAGTTTTTAGGTGGACCCGGAACTTCTGGTGTGTTGGTTTTTAATAAAAAATTATATAAGAATGTAGTGCCCGATAATCCTGGAGGAGGAACTGTGAGTTATACAAACCCTTGGGGACAACATGATTATTTTGATGATGTAGAAACTAGAGAAGACGGTGGAACACCTGGTTTTTTACAAGTTATAAAGATTGCACTTTCGATTCAGTTAAAGGATAAAATGGTGACTGAAAACATTAAGAAGAGAGAAGATGAAATTAACAAGATTGTTTTTAAAACTTTAGAAAGTATTTCTGATATAAAAATATTAGCACCAAACCTTAAAGATCGTTTAAGTATTTTTTCTTTTTATTTTGAAAAATATCATTTTAATTTAGTTGTTAAGTTACTAAATGATAGATTCGGAATTCAAACAAGAGGTGGATGTTCTTGTGCAGGAACATATGGGCATTTTTTATTAAATGTAAATCAAGAAACATCAAATAGAATAAAAGATGAGATTTTACATGGTTGCAATACACAAAAACCTGGTTGGATTCGTTTATCCATTCATCCAACCATTACAAATCAGGAATTAGAATTTATTTGTAATTCGTTAAAAGAATTAGCTAAAAATATAACGGATTGGTCTAAGGATTATAGGTATGATTCTGTAAAAAATGAATACATCCATAAAACAGTAAATCCTATAGAAATTGAAATGGTAAGGAATTGGTTTTTAGTTTAA